The following coding sequences lie in one Buchnera aphidicola (Macrosiphum euphorbiae) genomic window:
- a CDS encoding HPr family phosphocarrier protein: MFQNQVEITAPHGLHTRPAAQFVKEAKKFTSEISIIYNGKSVNAKSLFKIQTLGLIRGSVITLSAEGEDEQQAIEHLSVIMTELE; the protein is encoded by the coding sequence ATGTTTCAAAATCAAGTCGAAATAACTGCTCCGCATGGTTTACACACTCGTCCTGCAGCTCAATTTGTAAAAGAGGCAAAAAAATTTACTTCTGAAATTTCTATTATTTATAATGGCAAATCAGTCAATGCAAAAAGTTTATTTAAAATTCAAACACTAGGTTTAATACGAGGAAGTGTGATTACACTATCCGCTGAAGGAGAAGATGAACAACAAGCAATTGAGCATTTATCTGTAATAATGACAGAATTAGAATAA
- the cysK gene encoding cysteine synthase A has translation MSKTYEDNSLTIGNTPLVRLKKIGYGNILVKIESRNPSFSVKCRIGANMIWSAEKNKKINKNIELIEATSGNTGIALAYVAASRNYRLTLTMPDTMSIERRKLLQALGAKLILTDGKYGMKGAISKANDIVSCNSSKYFLLKQFENPANPEIHETTTGPEIWNDTNGNLDVLISAVGTGGTITGITKYIKNTKRKKNFISIAVEPSESAVITQFLAGKEIKPGPHKIQGIGPGFIPKNLDLTLIDQVITVSSEKAILMAQKLMKREGILAGISSGAALYAAIKIQKQKKFLDKTIVVILPSSGERYLSTELFSNL, from the coding sequence ATGAGTAAAACATATGAAGATAATTCTTTAACTATTGGTAATACACCCCTAGTTCGTTTAAAAAAAATTGGATATGGAAATATTTTGGTAAAAATAGAATCTAGAAATCCAAGTTTTAGTGTTAAATGCAGGATTGGTGCTAATATGATATGGAGTGCAGAAAAAAATAAAAAAATAAATAAAAATATAGAATTAATAGAAGCAACTAGTGGTAATACAGGAATAGCATTAGCTTATGTTGCTGCTTCCAGAAATTATCGATTAACTTTAACTATGCCTGATACAATGTCTATTGAAAGAAGAAAACTATTGCAAGCTTTAGGCGCAAAATTAATATTAACAGATGGAAAATATGGAATGAAGGGAGCTATTTCTAAAGCTAATGATATTGTATCATGCAATTCAAGTAAATATTTTTTATTGAAACAGTTTGAAAATCCAGCTAATCCCGAAATTCATGAAACAACTACTGGTCCAGAAATTTGGAATGATACTAATGGTAATTTAGATGTATTAATTTCTGCTGTAGGAACAGGAGGAACTATTACTGGCATTACGAAATACATAAAAAACACAAAAAGAAAAAAAAATTTTATTAGTATAGCTGTTGAACCTTCTGAATCAGCTGTAATTACACAATTTTTAGCAGGAAAAGAAATAAAACCTGGACCACATAAAATTCAAGGCATTGGGCCTGGATTTATTCCTAAAAATTTAGACTTAACGTTAATTGATCAAGTAATTACTGTTTCTAGCGAAAAAGCAATACTTATGGCTCAAAAACTAATGAAAAGGGAAGGGATACTAGCAGGAATTTCTTCTGGTGCCGCACTATATGCAGCAATCAAAATACAAAAACAAAAAAAATTTTTAGATAAGACAATAGTTGTTATTTTACCTTCTTCGGGGGAACGTTATTTAAGTACAGAATTATTTTCTAATCTATAG
- the ligA gene encoding NAD-dependent DNA ligase LigA yields the protein MTSIKNKIDKLRKNILKYQYFYHTLDQSIVSDAEYDYLLHQLYNLESKNKELITLDSPTQKVGANLSNKFKKIKHFSPMLSLENTFDINGYLTFEKRIKKLINIERTMSLCCELKIDGIAISIIYEEGILVRAATRGDGFKGENVTANVRMIESIPLKLEGTDIPKRLEIRGEVFMLKSDFIKLNQKYNMNQNKSFSNPRNAAAGSLRHINPKITAKRKLRFSCYGCYFFAEDNQELTTHYKRLMKCLSWGLPVNKEIVLSSSYIEVIEFYKKFEKKRKSLEFDIDGIVIKVNSIELQNKLGFNTKSPRWAIAFKFFSAERITTLNDVKFQVGRTGSITPVAYFDPVYISGVMISKASLHNKSEIERLNLHVNDSVIICRSGDVIPKLLSVIQITRCNNAKKIIFPKFCPVCNTKLLENAEEKIIRCHAGLTCDAQKKKSLYHFFSKKSLYVIGLGPKIINELIQKGLVKNPIDFFYLKNFDLTKLQNVGNKKSINIINSIHECKKTTFKRFIYALGIPGVGETVSEKIANYFTKLDELMNADILKLNYIEGVGKIISNNIFNYFSIISNRDMVNELIIKVGIFWKDQDQYEFDMKKTYFFHKKIVLTGVFNSFSRMELKRILINLGAKILNNISQKTDCLIYGKNFGSKFFKAKNLNIKMINEEELKSLILLNSTK from the coding sequence ATGACATCAATTAAAAATAAAATCGACAAATTACGAAAAAACATCTTAAAATATCAATACTTTTATCATACATTAGATCAATCAATTGTTTCTGATGCAGAATATGATTATTTGTTACATCAATTGTATAATTTAGAATCAAAAAATAAAGAACTTATTACTTTAGATTCACCGACGCAAAAAGTAGGAGCAAATTTATCAAATAAATTTAAAAAAATAAAACATTTTTCTCCTATGTTATCGTTAGAAAATACATTTGATATTAATGGATATTTAACTTTTGAAAAAAGAATTAAAAAATTAATTAATATTGAGAGAACAATGTCTCTTTGTTGCGAATTGAAAATAGATGGAATAGCTATTAGCATAATTTATGAAGAAGGGATTCTTGTTCGGGCAGCAACTCGAGGTGATGGTTTTAAAGGAGAGAATGTTACTGCTAATGTTCGAATGATAGAATCAATTCCATTAAAATTAGAAGGAACTGATATACCTAAGAGGTTAGAAATTCGAGGTGAAGTATTTATGTTAAAATCTGATTTTATAAAATTAAATCAAAAATATAACATGAATCAAAATAAAAGTTTTTCTAATCCTCGAAATGCAGCAGCAGGTTCATTGCGTCATATTAATCCTAAAATAACAGCTAAAAGAAAATTAAGATTTTCATGTTATGGATGTTATTTTTTTGCAGAAGATAATCAAGAGTTGACGACTCATTATAAACGATTGATGAAATGTTTGTCTTGGGGACTACCTGTCAATAAAGAGATTGTACTTTCTTCAAGTTACATAGAAGTCATAGAATTTTATAAAAAATTTGAAAAAAAGAGAAAATCTCTTGAATTTGATATAGATGGAATTGTGATTAAAGTAAATTCAATAGAATTACAAAATAAATTAGGTTTTAATACAAAATCACCAAGATGGGCTATAGCATTTAAATTTTTTTCTGCGGAAAGAATTACGACATTAAATGATGTTAAATTTCAAGTTGGTAGAACAGGATCGATTACACCTGTAGCTTATTTTGATCCTGTTTATATATCTGGAGTTATGATCAGCAAGGCTTCATTACATAATAAGAGTGAAATAGAAAGACTAAATTTACATGTTAATGATTCTGTAATAATTTGTCGTTCTGGCGATGTTATCCCAAAATTATTAAGTGTTATACAAATTACACGTTGTAATAATGCAAAAAAAATTATTTTCCCTAAATTTTGTCCAGTATGTAATACAAAATTACTAGAAAATGCTGAAGAAAAAATAATTCGCTGTCATGCTGGACTAACATGTGATGCTCAGAAAAAAAAATCATTGTATCATTTTTTTTCAAAAAAATCTTTATATGTAATTGGTTTAGGTCCAAAAATTATTAACGAATTGATACAAAAAGGATTGGTTAAAAATCCAATAGATTTTTTTTATCTTAAAAATTTTGATTTAACTAAATTGCAGAATGTAGGAAATAAGAAAAGTATAAATATTATTAATTCTATTCATGAATGTAAAAAAACTACTTTTAAACGTTTTATTTATGCTTTAGGAATACCTGGTGTAGGAGAGACTGTTTCTGAAAAAATAGCGAATTATTTTACAAAATTAGATGAATTAATGAATGCTGATATTTTAAAATTAAATTATATAGAGGGAGTGGGAAAAATTATTTCGAATAATATATTTAACTATTTTTCTATAATTTCAAATCGTGATATGGTTAATGAATTAATCATAAAAGTAGGAATTTTTTGGAAAGATCAAGATCAATATGAATTTGATATGAAAAAAACATATTTTTTTCATAAAAAAATTGTTTTAACAGGAGTTTTTAATTCTTTTTCAAGAATGGAACTAAAAAGAATTTTAATAAATTTAGGTGCAAAAATTCTAAATAATATTTCTCAAAAAACAGATTGTTTAATTTATGGTAAAAATTTCGGGTCTAAATTTTTTAAAGCTAAAAATTTAAATATTAAAATGATTAATGAAGAAGAGTTAAAATCTTTGATTCTATTAAATAGTACTAAATAG
- the gltX gene encoding glutamate--tRNA ligase — protein sequence MKVKTRFAPSPTGNLHIGSIRTALYSWLFARHHGGKFVLRIEDTDLSRSKAISINSIINGLKWLGLNWDEGPYFQTKRLNRYKEVINVLLEKRDAYICICSSQELEEIRINQIKKGDKPRYPGTCRNLQIENRLNQNYVIRFKNPLFGRVAFQDKIRGEIIFDNAELDDLIIQRSNGMPTYNFCVVIDDLDMKITHVIRGEDHINNTPRQINILNSLGGKIPIYAHLSMILDEEGHKISKRKNAINIIDYHKNGFLPEALLNYIIRLGWSCGDKEIFNISEMKELFNLKFISKSPSTINMKKLLWLNKHYINNLSLNHISNLLKDYMKNQNINIKNGPDLESVVKILRSRFNTLKEITESCRYFYEEFDVFNKIAVEKHFTIKSVHILEEFYERMKKLSVWDNYNILTMINDISKDVKVTKKDVNMVLRISMTGNMYSPSISSIIDLIGRERVLSRIKKAINYIKNL from the coding sequence ATGAAAGTAAAAACTCGTTTTGCACCCAGTCCTACTGGAAATTTACATATTGGTAGTATTCGTACTGCTTTATATTCTTGGTTATTTGCAAGACATCATGGTGGAAAATTTGTACTTCGTATAGAAGATACTGATCTTTCACGTTCTAAAGCAATTTCTATTAACTCTATTATCAATGGATTAAAATGGTTGGGATTAAATTGGGACGAAGGTCCTTATTTTCAAACTAAACGATTAAATAGATATAAAGAAGTTATTAACGTTCTTCTAGAAAAAAGAGATGCATATATTTGTATTTGTTCGTCTCAAGAATTAGAAGAAATACGAATAAATCAAATTAAAAAAGGTGATAAACCACGTTATCCTGGCACTTGTAGAAATTTACAAATTGAAAATAGATTAAATCAAAATTATGTAATACGTTTTAAAAACCCTCTTTTTGGTAGGGTAGCATTTCAAGATAAAATTAGAGGGGAAATTATTTTCGATAATGCAGAATTAGATGATCTAATTATTCAACGTAGTAATGGAATGCCTACTTATAATTTTTGTGTTGTTATAGATGATTTAGATATGAAAATCACTCATGTTATTCGTGGAGAAGATCATATTAATAATACACCTCGTCAAATTAATATCTTAAATTCTTTAGGAGGTAAAATACCTATTTATGCACATTTATCAATGATTTTAGATGAAGAAGGCCATAAAATTTCTAAAAGAAAAAATGCTATAAATATCATCGACTATCATAAAAATGGTTTTTTACCAGAAGCACTATTAAATTACATAATACGATTAGGTTGGTCTTGTGGTGATAAAGAAATATTTAATATATCAGAAATGAAAGAATTATTTAATTTAAAATTTATCAGTAAGTCGCCTAGTACGATTAACATGAAGAAACTTTTATGGTTAAATAAACATTATATTAACAATTTATCATTAAATCATATCTCTAATCTTCTTAAAGATTACATGAAAAACCAAAATATTAATATAAAAAATGGTCCTGATTTAGAATCTGTAGTAAAAATATTAAGAAGTCGTTTTAATACTTTAAAAGAAATAACAGAATCTTGTCGATATTTTTATGAAGAATTTGATGTTTTTAATAAAATAGCAGTAGAGAAACATTTCACAATAAAAAGTGTTCATATTTTAGAAGAATTTTATGAAAGAATGAAAAAATTATCTGTTTGGGATAATTATAATATATTAACAATGATTAACGATATATCTAAAGATGTTAAAGTAACAAAAAAAGACGTTAATATGGTATTACGTATTTCTATGACAGGAAATATGTATTCACCTAGCATAAGCTCTATAATTGATTTAATCGGCCGAGAAAGAGTTTTATCAAGGATTAAAAAAGCAATTAATTATATTAAGAATTTATAG